In Flavobacterium piscisymbiosum, the sequence TGTCTTTCTTTTTAACTTTTACATCTGCTGTTTCAAAATAAGCGTAACCTTGATTTAAAAAATCTTCATTTAATTTTTGATCATTCCATTTTTTAAAATTTGACGCAAAACTCATTTTTTTACCTAAATTATCAAGTCCGCTTGGCGGCAAATACATAAACTTAATATCTTTTGGTTTCAGTTTATGCTTTTTGCCTGTACCATCTTGTAATTTGATATACTCAATTAGTCCTTTATCTCTATCAATGTCTTTGATCGTTCCGTTGATTTCTGTTCCATCTGCCAACGTTATATAAGCTGTTTTACTATGAGAAAACCCATAAGAAGGCGAAATTAATTCTTGCGCATTCATTTTACAACATAGTAAAAGAAATATTAGTGTCAAAAAAGATCTTTTAATCATTTTTTAGTTTTTTAAGTTTTTTGCCTACTCTTACGATTTTCGGCTTCTCGTTTTTTTAAATAGTCACATGAGTTTCTATGTTAACAATAGGAATATTTTAAAATAATTAATTTAAAAAGTCGGTAAACTTTGAGGATTATCGCCCTATTATTTAAGAACATTACAATGGGTTTTGAACCATTAAAGGATTTGCATCGATCTCCGCTTGTGGCATTTGAAAAATAAATTTATTATCTCCTACGGGAATATTAAATCTACCAAACTCTGGATGATTTGTACCTGAATAATCTCTTACAAGAGGAACTCCCAAACGCTTCATATCATACCAAGCACAACCTTCACCCCACAATTCAATTCTCTTTTGAAGAATAATTTCATTAATTAAATTGCTTCCGGAATTAGTAGATAAAACATAAGCAGGATCTCTAGTTACAGTTATTTCATACAATACTTTCTTTGCATTTGCCTCGTCTCCAGATCTAGCAAGAGCTTCAGCTTCTATGTAATACATTTCAGATGATCTTAAATAAATATAACTACCCCCATCAATTGTTGGATCTCTAAATTTTATATTAGCATATACCGGAAGCTTTGTATAAACCTCATTTCCATCTGGACCAACAAAAGCTTTTTTTCTAAAATCAGTATTTGAAATATTTTCATATAAT encodes:
- a CDS encoding YgdI/YgdR family lipoprotein codes for the protein MIKRSFLTLIFLLLCCKMNAQELISPSYGFSHSKTAYITLADGTEINGTIKDIDRDKGLIEYIKLQDGTGKKHKLKPKDIKFMYLPPSGLDNLGKKMSFASNFKKWNDQKLNEDFLNQGYAYFETADVKVKKKDSKLLMQLLNPTFSKEFKVYCDPYAKQTTSLGVGGVKFLGGDLKSYYVAKKDSPAFLLKKKDYKKEFVPLWGSCDKVISEYKEIIWTDLVKHIITYSECVDPS